TGAAGACCTCGATACCTGCGCCAACTACTGCGGGGGGCAGTGAGTTAGAGAAGAGGTAAGGTCTAGAGCGCTGACGTAGTATCTCGATGATCTCCTTAGGACCAGCCGTAAAGCCACCGACAGCACCACCGAATGCCTTGCCTAGCGTACCCGTGTGGATATCGATACGATCGAAGCAGTCGAAAGCCTCAGCGACACCGCGGCCCGTCTTGCCGACTACACCAGCTGAGTGGCACTCATCGACCATCACGAGAGCGTCATACTTGTCAGCGAGGTCGCAGATCTTGTCCATGGGAGCTACGTTGCCGTCCATACTGAAGACACCGTCCGTGACGATGATGCGGAAGCGCTGCTCCTGAGCCTCCTGGAGGCACTTCTCAAGCTCCTCCATGTTGGCATTGGCGTAGCGATAGCGCTTAGCCTTGCAGAGACGTACACCGTCGATGATCGAAGCGTGGTTCAGTGAGTCACTGATGATAGCATCCTCTGGGCCAAAGAGAGGCTCGAAGACACCGCCGTTGGCATCAAAGCAAGCAGCGTAGAGGATAGCGTCCTCCGTGTGGAAGTAGTGTGCGATAGCCTTCTCAAGCTGCTTGTGGATATCTTGCGTACCGCAGATGAAGCGTACGCTACTCATACCGTATCCGTGCGAATCCATCATGGCCTTGGCAGCCTTGATGAGGCGAGGATTGTCGGAGAGACCTAGATAGTTGTTAGCGCAGAAGTTCAAGACATCCTTGCCCCCCTCTACCTTGATAGCGGCTGTCTGAGGGGTGATGATAATGCGCTCCTCCTTGTAGAGACCCGCATCCTTAGTGTCTTGGATCTCCTTAGTTAGGAAGTTCTTCAGTTCTTTGTACATGATATTATGTGGTAAA
The sequence above is a segment of the Porphyromonas vaginalis genome. Coding sequences within it:
- the kbl gene encoding glycine C-acetyltransferase; protein product: MYKELKNFLTKEIQDTKDAGLYKEERIIITPQTAAIKVEGGKDVLNFCANNYLGLSDNPRLIKAAKAMMDSHGYGMSSVRFICGTQDIHKQLEKAIAHYFHTEDAILYAACFDANGGVFEPLFGPEDAIISDSLNHASIIDGVRLCKAKRYRYANANMEELEKCLQEAQEQRFRIIVTDGVFSMDGNVAPMDKICDLADKYDALVMVDECHSAGVVGKTGRGVAEAFDCFDRIDIHTGTLGKAFGGAVGGFTAGPKEIIEILRQRSRPYLFSNSLPPAVVGAGIEVFKMLEEDDSLHTKLMDNVNYFRDKMLAAGFDIKPTQSAICAVMLYDAPLSQRYAARLLEEGIYVTGFYYPVVPKGEARIRVQLSAAHEREHLDKAIAAFIKIGKELGVIK